From the genome of Phyllostomus discolor isolate MPI-MPIP mPhyDis1 chromosome 12, mPhyDis1.pri.v3, whole genome shotgun sequence, one region includes:
- the TMEM147 gene encoding LOW QUALITY PROTEIN: transmembrane protein 147 (The sequence of the model RefSeq protein was modified relative to this genomic sequence to represent the inferred CDS: inserted 1 base in 1 codon): MTLFHFGNCFALAYFPYFITYKCSGLSEYNAFWKCVQAGVTYLFVQLCKMLFLATFFPXWEGGIYDFIGEFMKASVDVADLVGLNLVMSRNAGKGEYKIMVAALGWATAELIMSRCIPLWVGARGIEFDWKYIQMSIDSNISLVHYIVASAQVWMITRYDLYHTFRPAVLLLMFFSVYKAFVMETFVHLCSLGSWTALLARAVVTGLLALSTLALYVAVVNVHS; encoded by the exons ATGACCTTGTTTCACTTCGGGAACTGCTTCGCCCTCGCCTATTTCCCCTACTTCATCACCTACAAGTGCAGCGGCCT GTCTGAGTACAACGCCTTCTGGAAGTGCGTCCAGGCTGGCGTCACCTACCTCTTCGTGCAGCTGTGCAAG ATGTTGTTCCTGGCCACTTTCTTTC CCTGGGAAGGCGGCATCTATGACTTCATTGG GGAGTTCATGAAGGCCAGCGTGGATGTGGCAGACCTAGTAGGCCTGAACCTTGTCATGTCCCGGAACGCCGGCAAAGGGGAGTACAAGATCATGGttgctgccctgggctgggccaccGCGGAGCTCATTATGTCCCG TTGCATCCCCCTCTGGGTTGGAGCCCGGGGCATTGAGTTTGACTGGAAATACATCCAGATGAGCATTGACTCAAACATCAGTCTG GTCCATTACATCGTTGCATCTGCCCAAGTGTGGATGATAACACGCTATGACCTGTACCACACTTTTCGGCCGGCTGTCCTCCTGCTGATGTTCTTCAGTGTCTACAAGGCCTTTGTCATGGA gaccttcGTCCACCTCTGTTCCCTGGGCAGCTGGACAGCACTTCTGGCCCGAGCAGTAGTGACGGGGCTGCTGGCCCTCAGCACCCTTGCCTTGTATGTCGCTGTTGTCAACGTGCACTCCTAG
- the GAPDHS gene encoding LOW QUALITY PROTEIN: glyceraldehyde-3-phosphate dehydrogenase, testis-specific (The sequence of the model RefSeq protein was modified relative to this genomic sequence to represent the inferred CDS: inserted 2 bases in 2 codons; deleted 1 base in 1 codon; substituted 1 base at 1 genomic stop codon), with amino-acid sequence MPKRDIVLTNVTVVQLLRQPCPVTRPPPPPPPQPAPKVEAQPEPEPEPEPQPEPEPEPQPQPQPIKEEPPPPPPKVPRVRELTVGINGFGRIGRLVLRACMEKGVKVVAVNDPFIDPEYMVYMFKYDSTHGRYKGTVEYKNGRLVVDNQEISVFQCKQPRDIPWKSVGSPFVVESTGVYLSLEEASNHIAAGALRVVISAPXPDAPMFVMGVKXKGDYNPGTLGCFSNASCTTNCLAPLAKVIHERFGIVEGLMTTVHSYTATQKTVDGPSKKAWRDGRGAHQNIIPASTGAAKAVGKVIPDLKGKLTGMAFRVPTPDVSVVDLTCRLAKPTPYSAIKDAIKAAAXGPMAGILPTPEDEVVSTDFLGDTRSSIFDAKAGIALNDNFVKLISWYDNEYGYSHRVVDLLCYMFSRDK; translated from the exons ATGCCGAAACGCGACATCGTCCTCACCAATGTCACCGTTGTCCAGCTGCTGCGACAGCCATGCCCCG TGACcagaccaccaccaccaccaccaccccagccagcACCCAAAGTTGAGGcacagccagagccagagccagagcctgagccacagccagagccagagccagaaccacagccacagccacagcctaTCAAGGAGgaacccccacctcctccacctaaGGTTCCTAGGGTTCGGGAACTCACTGTCGGCATCAATGG GTTTGGACGCATCGGTCGCCTGGTGCTGCGTGCCTGCATGGAGAAAGGCGTTAAGGTGGTGGCAGTGAACGATCCATTTATTGACCCGGAATACATG GTGTACATGTTTAAGTATGACTCCACCCATGGCCGTTACAAGGGGACTGTGGAATACAAGAATGGACGGCTGGTCGTGGATAACCAGGAGATCAGTGTCTTCCAGTG CAAGCAGCCGAGAGATATCCCCTGGAAGTCTGTTGGGAGCCCCTTTGTGGTGGAGTCCACAGGCGTGTACCTGTCCTTAGAGGAAGCTTCC AACCACATTGCAGCAGGTGCCTTACGTGTGGTCATCTCTGCAC CACCAGATGCACCTATGTTTGTCATGGGGGTGAAATGAAAAGGGGACTATAACCCTGGCAC ACTGGGCTGTTTCAGCAATGCATCCTGTACCACCAACTGCCTGGCCCCCCTCGCCAAGGTCATTCATGAGCGATTTGGGATTGTGGAAGGACTGATG ACCACAGTTCATTCCTACACGGCTACCCAGAAGACAGTGGACGGGCCATCAAAGAAGGCCTGGCGAGATGGACGGGGAGCCCATCAGAACATCATCCCAGCCTCCACAGGGGCTGCCAAGGCTGTGGGAAAAGTCATACCAGACCTCAAAGG GAAGCTGACAGGAATGGCATTCCGAGTGCCAACACCAGATGTCTCTGTCGTGGACCTGACTTGCCGCCTTGCCAAGCCTACCCCATACTCAGCCATCAAAGACGCCATAAAAGCAGCAG AAGGGCCCATGGCTGGCATCCTGCCTACACCGGAGGACGAG GTTGTCTCTACGGACTTTCTCGGAGATACCCGCTCATCCATCTTCGATGCTAAAGCCGGCATCGCGCTCAATGACAACTTCGTGAAATTAATTTCATG gtaCGACAACGAATACGGCTATAGTCACCGGGTGGTT GACCTCCTCTGTTACATGTTTAGCCGAGACAAGTGA